Proteins encoded in a region of the Paenibacillus sp. E222 genome:
- a CDS encoding sensor histidine kinase, with amino-acid sequence MKAYRKLSIKMKMFLMIMVMMAFIIILAFGSLYYTYSVYDKQLFDKSSRLLNLSSSTVDVELQKLEALSLNMISDTQIQRALKSLLDDDSAYSSFIERKKITDRLWEHISGAARYVQSVHLIDSRGRVNKYGETLTVSPEKYDRMIAAAEQANGAVRWLYPDDDDPMLVMVRQVRAYEPMTLEPVGILFLRINIERLVEEYAGMDSRDSDIILKAGSEVVYPYRQLPEAVSAGLNPLPGSGGYEIKNLDGREIFLSQKKSAYTGWVYYNMASYDEIFERIIWLKNSLIVVYLIAILVVLALGMVFARSLTRPIRQLISQMKEVQYGDLENIDANLSIPTHQHMDELGLLQRTYRLMITHINTLIKENYASQLVIKETEFKALQAQINPHFLYNALDSIHWLAKKNRQEQISSMVLSLGYLLRSSISFKQNIITLAEELEIVSHYITIQTYRFRQRLDFRLDVPAPYLECAIPKLTLQPLLENAIQYGLEPQVGSCLIRVYAEISGGKLALIVEDHGPGMEPEYVEQVLRGEVKTRGTGIGLLNIRERVRLAFGEEYDVLLESRPGLGTRVTVLLPPPSPGKEDRP; translated from the coding sequence ATGAAAGCCTACCGCAAACTCAGCATCAAAATGAAAATGTTTCTGATGATCATGGTCATGATGGCGTTTATCATCATCCTTGCGTTTGGTTCCTTGTATTATACGTACTCGGTGTATGACAAACAGCTGTTTGATAAGTCTTCCCGTCTTCTGAACCTTTCCTCGTCTACAGTGGATGTTGAACTTCAGAAGTTGGAAGCGTTATCATTAAACATGATCTCTGATACGCAGATTCAAAGGGCTTTGAAGTCATTGCTGGATGACGATAGCGCATATTCAAGCTTTATTGAACGGAAGAAGATCACAGATCGGCTATGGGAGCATATTAGTGGGGCTGCACGATATGTGCAGTCCGTTCATCTGATTGATTCCAGGGGAAGAGTGAATAAATATGGCGAAACACTAACCGTATCTCCTGAGAAATATGATCGGATGATTGCGGCTGCGGAGCAGGCCAATGGTGCAGTGCGCTGGCTATACCCGGATGACGATGACCCGATGCTGGTTATGGTGCGTCAGGTGCGGGCCTACGAACCGATGACCCTGGAACCGGTAGGCATACTGTTTCTGCGTATTAATATTGAGCGACTCGTTGAGGAGTATGCGGGCATGGATAGCCGGGACAGTGACATTATTTTAAAAGCAGGCAGTGAGGTGGTCTATCCTTATCGTCAGCTTCCAGAAGCGGTGTCCGCGGGGCTCAATCCACTTCCAGGCAGTGGGGGATATGAGATTAAAAATCTGGATGGGAGGGAGATATTCCTTTCTCAGAAAAAATCCGCCTACACCGGCTGGGTTTATTATAATATGGCCTCTTATGATGAGATTTTTGAACGTATCATATGGCTGAAAAATAGTTTGATTGTCGTTTATCTTATCGCCATTCTGGTTGTTCTCGCGCTTGGTATGGTGTTCGCACGCAGTCTGACAAGGCCGATCAGGCAGCTTATCAGTCAGATGAAGGAGGTTCAGTATGGGGATCTGGAGAACATAGACGCCAATCTGTCCATTCCAACCCACCAGCACATGGATGAATTGGGGTTGCTACAGCGTACGTATCGACTGATGATTACACATATTAATACATTGATCAAAGAAAATTATGCAAGTCAGCTGGTCATTAAAGAAACGGAGTTTAAGGCGCTTCAGGCGCAGATCAATCCACACTTTTTGTATAATGCGCTGGATTCAATCCATTGGCTTGCCAAAAAGAACAGGCAGGAGCAAATCTCCAGTATGGTGCTGTCACTCGGGTATTTGCTGCGTTCCTCCATCAGCTTCAAGCAAAATATCATCACCCTTGCCGAAGAGCTGGAGATCGTCAGCCATTACATCACCATTCAGACCTACCGTTTCCGGCAGCGGCTGGATTTCCGCTTGGATGTGCCCGCTCCTTATCTGGAATGTGCCATTCCCAAGTTAACCCTACAGCCATTACTGGAGAATGCCATTCAATACGGATTGGAACCACAGGTTGGTTCATGTCTAATTCGAGTGTATGCCGAGATATCAGGTGGCAAGCTGGCCCTTATCGTGGAGGATCACGGTCCCGGCATGGAACCCGAATATGTGGAACAGGTACTGCGCGGTGAAGTGAAAACGAGAGGAACAGGTATTGGCCTCCTGAATATCAGGGAGCGAGTACGTCTGGCTTTTGGCGAAGAATATGATGTTCTGCTGGAGAGCAGGCCGGGGCTTGGAACGAGAGTGACGGTGCTGCTGCCACCCCCATCACCAGGTAAGGAGGATAGGCCATGA
- a CDS encoding ABC transporter substrate-binding protein: MRRLLRIIGMICLLLTLPGCVSQLDKRPGMIVDEEPITLRIAWWGGEFRNNATIAVIDLYEKLNPHVNIEYEYSSFNEYWRKLAPHAAGNALPDIIQMDISYLSQYSSLQLLEDMTPYMQSGLIDTTDIEKQQLESGSLNGKTYGLSLGVNAMLSIYDPEVLKANDIELPTDMWTWADFDRMGEQLLGKGIYLGTYFTPEQFFAYYLRQYGSKLYAEDGRRLGYEDDGLFIDYFGRMQQLAEKKLIFAPDIWTSDIGKPDNDPFYLGEALFSWGYSNQFISTAQRYGKPLTISPMPGPNSQEGLFLKPGMFFSIAGNSRHKEEAAKFINFFVNDLDANLLLKGERGVPVSSRVKERMKLVVEPELAQVFDYIDWVADHSTQMDPPDPVGAPEVTAVLRELYDLLLFGKITPEQAAKHFRERANAILGGKL, encoded by the coding sequence ATGAGAAGATTGTTGCGAATCATAGGCATGATCTGTCTTCTGCTGACTCTTCCTGGCTGTGTGAGCCAACTGGATAAAAGGCCAGGCATGATCGTTGACGAAGAACCGATAACGCTGCGCATCGCTTGGTGGGGTGGGGAGTTTCGCAACAATGCAACGATTGCCGTTATCGATCTGTATGAGAAGTTGAACCCACATGTAAACATTGAATACGAATATAGCAGTTTCAACGAATACTGGAGAAAACTTGCCCCACATGCAGCAGGCAATGCGTTGCCCGACATCATCCAGATGGACATCTCCTATCTGTCCCAGTACAGTTCGTTGCAACTGTTGGAGGATATGACGCCGTACATGCAGAGCGGACTGATTGACACGACAGATATTGAGAAGCAACAGCTGGAGAGTGGAAGCCTGAATGGCAAAACCTATGGTCTCAGTTTGGGGGTTAACGCCATGCTCAGCATCTATGATCCGGAAGTGTTGAAGGCCAATGATATTGAATTGCCAACGGATATGTGGACATGGGCGGATTTTGACCGCATGGGCGAGCAATTGCTGGGGAAAGGCATCTATCTGGGAACCTACTTCACGCCGGAACAGTTTTTCGCGTATTACTTGAGACAGTATGGTTCCAAGCTATACGCCGAGGATGGCAGAAGATTGGGTTATGAGGATGATGGATTGTTTATTGATTACTTTGGCAGGATGCAGCAGCTCGCGGAGAAGAAACTTATTTTTGCACCGGATATCTGGACATCCGATATTGGCAAACCCGACAATGACCCGTTTTATCTGGGAGAGGCTTTGTTTAGCTGGGGGTATTCCAACCAATTTATCAGTACCGCTCAGCGTTATGGCAAACCCCTAACTATATCCCCGATGCCTGGGCCAAACAGCCAGGAGGGGTTGTTTTTGAAGCCAGGCATGTTTTTCTCCATCGCGGGCAATTCCAGACATAAGGAAGAAGCTGCCAAGTTCATCAACTTTTTTGTGAATGATTTGGATGCCAATCTGTTGCTCAAAGGGGAGCGGGGGGTGCCTGTCTCGTCCCGTGTCAAAGAGCGGATGAAGCTGGTGGTTGAACCGGAGCTGGCGCAGGTGTTTGATTATATTGATTGGGTTGCCGATCACAGCACCCAGATGGACCCGCCTGATCCTGTAGGTGCACCCGAGGTCACTGCGGTGCTGCGGGAGCTGTATGATCTGCTGTTGTTTGGCAAAATTACGCCTGAACAGGCGGCGAAGCATTTCCGTGAGCGGGCAAACGCAATTCTGGGTGGGAAGTTATAA
- a CDS encoding ABC transporter ATP-binding protein produces MLRRFMAYYRPYRGLFILDFSCAILAALLELAFPLAVNKVVDQLLPAGNWSMILSACAGLLGIYLLSSFFHYAVTYWGHKLGINIESDMRRELFQRVQKQSFRFFDNNKTGHLVSRMTNDLMDIGEIAHHGPEDLFIALMTLAGAFGIMLGINWQLAVMTFIIVPLMIYLSLYFSRKMSKAFKRMFADIADYNARVENNVSGIRVVQAFANEKHEVGRFVENNERFRLTKLITYRIMAWNSSLSFILMKFVSLFVLVCGTWFVIQGSMTYGEFIAFVMLSNVFLGPIEKINSVIETYPKGIAGFRRYLELLEAVPDVEDTPQAKPITNVKGDITFHNVTFSYGEHKRTLSQVNLDVQAGQTVALVGPSGGGKTTLCSLIPRFYDVDAGHISIDGIPVKDMTLESLRSHIGIVQQDIFLFDGTIRENIAYGKLNASDEEIWQAIRRAQLEELVQSQPDGLDTMIGERGVKLSGGQKQRLSIARMILKNPPILILDEATSALDTETEAAIQLALSELAQGRTTLVIAHRLATIRHADRIVVVENGSVTEQGSHEELLARKGSYSRLHQAQFG; encoded by the coding sequence ATGCTTCGCCGTTTCATGGCTTATTATCGTCCTTATCGGGGACTCTTTATATTGGACTTCTCCTGTGCCATTCTGGCTGCACTGCTGGAGCTTGCGTTTCCCTTGGCTGTAAACAAAGTTGTCGATCAGCTGCTTCCCGCAGGCAACTGGTCCATGATTTTATCAGCCTGTGCCGGACTGCTGGGCATCTATCTGCTCAGTTCCTTTTTCCACTATGCAGTCACCTACTGGGGGCATAAGCTGGGTATTAACATCGAATCCGATATGCGGCGGGAACTGTTCCAGCGTGTGCAGAAGCAATCCTTCCGCTTTTTCGATAACAACAAGACGGGACACCTTGTATCACGCATGACCAATGATCTGATGGATATTGGTGAGATTGCGCATCATGGACCCGAGGATCTGTTCATTGCCCTGATGACGCTGGCCGGAGCCTTCGGCATTATGCTGGGCATCAACTGGCAACTGGCTGTGATGACGTTTATCATTGTGCCGCTGATGATCTACCTGTCACTGTACTTCAGTCGCAAAATGTCCAAGGCATTCAAACGTATGTTTGCAGATATCGCCGATTATAATGCACGGGTAGAGAACAATGTGAGCGGCATCCGTGTGGTACAGGCTTTTGCCAATGAAAAGCATGAAGTAGGCCGTTTCGTTGAGAACAACGAACGTTTCAGACTCACCAAACTGATCACCTACCGCATTATGGCCTGGAACTCTTCACTTAGCTTCATTCTGATGAAATTTGTATCCCTGTTTGTACTGGTATGTGGAACCTGGTTTGTCATTCAAGGAAGTATGACTTACGGGGAGTTCATCGCTTTTGTAATGCTGTCCAATGTATTCCTCGGACCGATCGAAAAGATTAACTCCGTCATTGAGACTTATCCCAAAGGCATCGCCGGTTTCAGACGTTATCTGGAGTTGCTTGAGGCTGTACCGGATGTAGAAGATACTCCTCAGGCGAAACCGATTACGAATGTCAAAGGCGATATTACCTTCCATAACGTTACCTTTTCTTATGGAGAACACAAACGTACGCTGTCTCAGGTCAATCTGGATGTTCAGGCAGGCCAGACGGTTGCTCTGGTTGGACCTTCGGGCGGAGGTAAAACGACGCTATGCAGTCTGATCCCACGTTTCTACGATGTGGATGCGGGACATATCTCCATCGATGGTATTCCAGTGAAGGACATGACCCTGGAATCACTGCGCTCCCATATCGGGATTGTGCAGCAGGATATTTTCCTGTTTGACGGAACGATTCGTGAAAATATTGCATACGGCAAGCTAAATGCTTCCGATGAAGAAATCTGGCAAGCCATTCGCCGGGCCCAATTGGAAGAGCTGGTACAATCCCAACCAGATGGACTGGACACCATGATCGGTGAACGTGGCGTGAAATTGTCGGGTGGACAGAAGCAGCGTCTATCCATCGCAAGAATGATCCTGAAAAACCCGCCTATTCTAATATTGGATGAAGCCACTTCCGCACTCGATACCGAGACGGAAGCCGCCATTCAGCTGGCCTTATCCGAGCTGGCGCAGGGACGTACAACATTAGTAATTGCCCATCGACTGGCGACCATTAGACACGCGGATCGCATCGTAGTCGTGGAGAATGGCAGCGTCACTGAACAAGGAAGTCATGAAGAGCTACTCGCGCGCAAAGGCTCGTACAGCCGACTGCATCAAGCCCAGTTTGGATAA
- a CDS encoding ABC transporter substrate-binding protein, with product MFTAKKRFSGLLLMLAVIMILAACNSGTGSGTTEPTAAGSEATTSSTETNTDSSGATRIYKSLSGDVEIPAEPKRIVTDMYVSDLLALGIKPVGSIQYYLENPFYADQVEGIENIGDRGAVSLEKVIALDPDLIITYSDQAEEIESYQKIAPTVVIPYGTFTNVHDEIRGFGELMNKSEEAETWLKTYDERIEAARTKVKAVIKPEETFSILEVSDKSYYGYGDNFGRGGQAVYRALELTPLEITKKELMGDTQWKEISREVVGDYAGDHIFLTVGENNKNYQGDAIWKSLPAVKNNQVYELLEDRYWYFDPIAIQGQAEEFADMIVERAQQNRK from the coding sequence ATGTTTACTGCAAAAAAACGCTTTTCCGGCTTGCTGCTCATGCTCGCCGTCATCATGATCCTGGCTGCCTGTAACAGCGGTACGGGTTCCGGCACAACGGAACCCACAGCAGCGGGTTCAGAAGCGACAACAAGTTCGACCGAAACAAATACCGACTCTTCGGGTGCTACGCGGATCTACAAGTCATTAAGTGGAGATGTGGAAATTCCGGCTGAACCGAAACGGATTGTTACGGATATGTACGTTAGTGATCTGCTCGCACTCGGTATAAAGCCCGTTGGATCTATTCAATATTATCTGGAAAATCCATTCTACGCAGATCAGGTAGAGGGTATAGAAAATATTGGTGATCGGGGTGCTGTATCTCTGGAGAAGGTCATCGCGTTGGACCCGGATCTGATCATTACCTACTCTGATCAAGCCGAAGAGATCGAGAGTTATCAAAAAATCGCACCTACTGTTGTCATCCCCTACGGTACATTTACAAACGTACATGATGAGATCCGGGGATTCGGTGAACTCATGAACAAATCGGAAGAAGCCGAAACCTGGCTGAAAACGTACGACGAACGTATTGAAGCCGCTCGCACCAAAGTAAAAGCAGTCATTAAACCCGAGGAAACCTTCTCCATCCTCGAAGTATCAGACAAGAGCTATTATGGTTATGGAGACAACTTTGGTCGCGGTGGACAGGCCGTTTATCGCGCTTTGGAACTTACACCACTCGAAATTACGAAGAAAGAACTGATGGGTGATACCCAGTGGAAAGAGATTTCGCGTGAAGTCGTTGGTGATTATGCAGGAGACCATATCTTCCTGACGGTAGGGGAGAACAATAAAAATTACCAAGGTGACGCCATCTGGAAATCACTCCCGGCTGTGAAAAACAATCAAGTGTATGAATTGCTGGAGGACCGTTACTGGTACTTCGACCCGATTGCGATTCAGGGTCAGGCTGAAGAATTTGCCGATATGATCGTAGAACGTGCACAGCAAAATCGTAAATAA